The Methanoregula sp. UBA64 region GCTGCAGTTTACGTCTTTTACTGCCGCAATCACATCCTCGAGCATTGCCCGGGCAAACGCCTCCCGCTCCTCGGTCGAGAGCACACCGGAGAGCCGGCTTTTGGGTCCCGCGGGCTTAAAGGGGATGAGTGCATGGGGACACATGTGATACGCTCATATGCGGGGCAATGTAAAAAAAGTGCTGATTCTCTTTTTGGAGCGGCAGCCCCGGCCCTGCAGCGCAGTAAAAAACGGCCGGGTTTAACAGGGTTGAGCGGCAAACCATACCGGTAATGGACGATACTGCCTATACCGTAGAAAAACTCTCCTCCCGGCTCGTGGCCGGGATCGAACGGCGCACCTGCAATGCAGACGGCAGGAGCTTAAAAGACATCCCTGCATGCTGGCAGGATTACCTGTCGACAAAAGCGGTGGCCCGTACCCCCGACCGTGCCAAGCCCACGGTCATGTATGCGGTATATTCCGGCTATACTACCGACTGGACCGGGGAATACTCGTACCTTCTGGGATGCGGCGTAACAAAAGCTGACAAACTCCCCAAAGACCTGGTGGCACGGGAGATCCCGGCACAAACGTATGCGCATTTTAAGGCGCAGGGACAGATGCCGGATGCGGTTGTCGGTACCTGGGCCGGGATCTGGGGCTCGGACCTGCCGCGGACGTACGTCTGCGATTTTGAGATCTACGATGCCCGGTTCACCGACAAGAACAAGCCCGAAGTCGATATCTACGTCGGGATAAAGGAAGAATAAACTCTTTTCTTTAAAGGCTCTCGTTCCGGTAGCACCCGGCCGGGATCCGGATCTCGAACCGGGCTCCCTTCCCGGGCTCCCCGGTCTCGGTAATCGTCATCCCGGTGAGGGCAAGGATCTCGCTTACTAAAAACAGCCCCCACCCGGTATGCTTGCCAAACCCGCGGTCGAAGAGACGCGGCTTGTTCTCTTTTGGGATCCCGATACCGTCATCCTCCACCACCAGGAGGGCCCCGCCGCTGTCTTCCTGCACGGAGATCCGGATCCGGGTAACGTGATCCCCGTGGCGGATCGCATTGTCCAGCAGCTGGCCGATGGCCTTTTCAAGCGCCGGATCGGCGTACACGGCTGCGTTCCCGCAGGACTCTTCGAGGGCAACGCTCCCCAGCGCCACCATCTCGCTGCCGCGGCGGACCGCGGATGCGATCGGTTCCCAGCGCGGCGGTTCGGCGGCAAGGTTCTGGTATTCCTTTGCGAACTGGAACTGGCGCCGGATCTTTTCAAGGGCGGTCCGCTCCTTCTCGATATAGGACTTCATCTGCGGATCGGTTGTCACCATCTCCAAAAGTTCGGTGTACCCGCTGACCGCCGTGAGCTGGTTTAGGACATCGTGGCGCGTGACGCTGCCAACAAGGTTGAGTTTCTTTTCCAAAAACGCCACGAGATCGGCCTGGCGCCGGGCCGTGCAGACCTTGTCGATGAGGCAGGCAAGGGCCGGGTACCAGGCATCGACCGGGCCTTCCATGACCATGATCTCTGCGCGCCGGGTAACAGCCGTAAAAAAGACCCCGGGATCGTACGCCCCGGCAAGGATGATGACCGGGAGGCCGACTCCCTGCTCGCGCAGGTGCGTGAGGAATGCCAGGCCGTTCTGGCCCTCTTCATGGACGGCAATAACAACGGCGTCCGACTCCGCCAGGTGCCGGCTTATGGTGACTTCCTGCGCAGCAGACACCATGACGCGGAACTGCCCGGTACCGGCGAGGCGTTCGGTCAGGGCGGCGCTGCGGTCGGCCTTCGTATCGATACACAGGAGAGGGATCATATCGTATCACATCGAAGCATCCGTTCGTCTTACCATTCTATTCTTCTCCCTATCGTATAAAAGACGCACCGGCCCCGCGAATTTTTAACATGTACAAAAGGGATACCCTGATCCATGCAGCCCCGGACGATCACCTTCTCAAAGAACGTCTTTTTGCCCCTGACCACCGTCTGCCGGAACCGGTGCGGGTACTGTTCGTTCAAGACCCCGGTGCAGGACGGGTGCCTCATGATGCCGGACAATGTAGAGGCGCTCCTTCTCCGCGGCAGGGATGCAGGGTGCACCGAGGCGCTCTTTACCTTCGGGGAACGGCCCGAAGAGGAGCCGGGGTTTTCGAGATATCTGGAAAAGACCGGCTACGACACCATCCTCGATTACTGCGAAGCGATGTGCAAAAAGAGCATAGAGTACGGGATTCTCCCGCACACGAACGCCGGGATCCTCACCTATGACGAGATGAAGCGGCTCCGGAAGGTGAACGCGAGCATGGGGCTGATGCTCGAAACCACCGCACGGATCCCGGCCCACAACGGCTCGAAAGGGAAAGAGCCGGAGGTGCGCCTTGCCATGATGGAGGATGCAGGAAAGCTCAAAATCCCGTTCACCACCGGCCTCCTCCTCGGGATCGGCGAGACCGTGGCCGACCGCGAGGAGTCGCTTTTGGCGATCCGCGACATCAATAAGAAATACGGGAATATCCAGGAGATCATCCTCCAGAACTTCTGCCCCAAGGACAACACCCCGATGGCCGCATTCCGGGTGCCGGAAACGGAGGAGATCTGCGAGACGATCAAAATGGCGCGCCGGATCCTGCCAGAGGAGATCGCGATCCAGATCGCCCCGAACCTGATCGATGCCTCAACACTCATCTCCTGCGGGGTGGACGACCTTGGCGGCGTCTCCCCGGTCACCATCGATTACGTGAACCCCGAGCACCCCTGGCCGGCGATTGACGATCTCAAAACAATCGTCGGCGACGCAACGCTCCGGGAACGCCTCTGCATCTATCCCCGGTTCATCCGGGCGGGGTGGTTCGACGCCGGCCTGCAACCCCTAATAAACCGGCTCGACCAACGTATATCCACAGGGAGCAGGAAACCGTGAAGCAGAAAAAACTCCTGTATACCGGAAAGGCCAAGTCGGTCTTTAAGACGGACGAAAAGGGAACGCTGATCGTAGAATTCCGCGATGATATCACCGCGTTTGACGGCGGGAAAAAGGACACCTTAAAAAACAAGGGCAGCTACAATGCAAACGTCTCCGCGTACTTCTTTTCGTATCTTGAAAAGAACGGGGTAAAGACCCATTTTGTCAGGATGCTCGATGAGAAGCGGATGGTGGTCCGCGAACTCTCGATGATCCCGCTCGAAGTGATTGTCAGAAACCTTGCGGCAGGCTCGATTGTGAGGAACTATCCGTTCAAGGAGGGCACACCGTTAAAACCGCCGGTCATCGTCATCGATTACAAGGACGACTCCCGGCACGACCCGATGCTCAACGACGAGCTGATCGTTGCGCTCAAGCTCGCGACCCCGGCAGAACTCAAAAAGATCAAGGAGATTGCACTCAAGATCAACACGCTCCTTGTAAAACTCGTCGCAAAGCAGGGGATCACGCTCGTGGACTTCAAGCTTGAATTCGGCCGGCAGGGAAAAACGGTCTACCTGGGCGACGAGATCAGCATGGACTCGATGCGCCTCTGGGATAAGAAGACCGGCGAATCGCTCGATAAGGACGTGTACCGGTTCAACAAGGGCGACGTGATGGCAACCTACAACCGGGTTGCGGCACGCATCACGAAAAAGGCAAAGCCCGCTGCTGCAAAGAAGAAGACCACAAAAGCGGCAGTGCCAAAAAAGGCCGCAAAGAAACCCGGCAAGCGGTAGATTCCACAACACATAAGTTGTCCCTCGAAAGATAATCGTACGAGGAAGGGTGGGCAGGACAATCATGGCAGAGGTGTCGCAGGAAGAAGCGGATATGCGCAAGTGGACAACCGCGATAGCGAGGAAGAACGGGTGGATCCTAAATCCCGACGAGGAACACCTGCGCATTGTCCTCAAGGGGTTAGTAAGGAACAAGGAGAAGTTCGGGAGGCCCTACTGCCCGTGCCGGCTCCGGAGCGGGGACGAGGAGAAGGACCGGGCCATCGAGTGTCCCTGCATCTACCACAAGGACGAGATCGCAAAAGACGGGCACTGCCACTGCCTGCTGTATTATAAGAAACCATAATCTTTTTTTTTTATGACCTTGGGTAGTTCCCGATCGCCCGGGCTTGCACCGGTTTCCGGGGAGAGTCCGGCAGTCCTTATTCTCGGCAGTTTCCCGTCGGTGCAGTCGCTTGCAAAACGCGAGTACTACGGCAACCCGCAGAACCGGTTCTGGGCGATCATGGAGAACATCTTCGGGATAGACCGCTCCCTGCCGTACGCAGCCCGCACAGCGCAGCTGGCCAAATGCCGCATCGCGCTCTGGGACGTCCTTGCCTCCTGCACCCGCAAAGGGAGTGCCGACGCATCGATCCGGGAGATCGTCCCAAACGATATTGCCGGGTTCCTGGAGATGCACCCCTCCGTCAGGTGCATTGCGCTCAACGGGACCGCAGCAGGGAAGTTCTTCTCCCGGGACACCTGCCCGGTCCCGGCAATCGTCCTCCCCTCGACGAGCCCGGCCAATGCCCGGCAGTCATTGGAAGAAAAGACCCGGATCTGGAGTACCTGCCTCGCGGAATATCTGCACTAAAAAAGAGATTTTTTCATCCGGCCATCTAGCGTTCGAGCCGGAGCTTGAGGAAGATAACGTGGTAGATCGCATAGAACCCGCAGAGCACGGCGGCTGTATAGCCGAGGATCGCGATCCACATGACCTCTTTTGGCATGGTGACCGGCGACGCCTGGAGCACGAGCGACGACCCGACCACGAGCGCTGCCACCACAAGGCCGATCATGATCTTGTCGCTTGCCCGGTCGAGCGCCATCTGGAGTTTCTTTAAGTCCGTATCAACGACTTCGAGCCGGACGGTCCCGGTCGAGAGGCGCTTGAGCATGAGGTTGACGTTTCTGGGCAGGTCGAATGCCGCATCCACCGCTTCCAGAAGCGAGTTCGATGCACGCTTTGCATAGCCGGCGGAGAGCACATTGGAGTCGGTGAGCTTGCGCAGGTACGGCGTGATCTCTTCCCCAAAGGAAAACTTCGGGTCCAGGTGGATGGCGACATCGTAGACCATGACGAGGGTCTTTAACAGGAGCATCAGGCTCATGGGCACCTTGATGTTGTAGTGCCGCATGACTTCGGTGAGCTCGTTTATCATGAGGCCGAAGTTGAACTGGGCGATCTGGTCCCCGCCGCCGAAATCGTGGAGCATGATGTAGAGGTCGTCCCTCAGGGCCTCGCGGTTCTCCTCGGCAACAACGATCCCGAAGCCTTCGAGGGCCTTTAAGATCATATCCACATCGTCCGTGGTGAGGGCAAAGAGCAGGTTGATGAAGAGCTGCTTCTTCTCCGGCCGGAGCACCCCGACGATACCGAAGTCCAGGAGCACGAGGTCCCCGGTCTCGGAGACGAGCATATTGCCCGGGTGGGGGTCGCCGTGGAAGAACCCGTCCTCGAAGATCATCTTCAGGTAGGCGTAAAAGCCCCGCAGCGCGATATCGTGCGGGTTGCACCCCTGCGCCTTGATCGCCTCGATATTGTCGACCCGCACCCCTTTCACGAACTCCATGACGAGGATGTGGGGCGAGGAGTAGTCCCAGTAGACTTTCGGGAAATGGATGCCGGGCACGTCGCGGAAGTTCCGGGCCATCCGCTCCATGTTCCGGCCGTCGCGGGTGAAATCAAGTTCCTTTCGGATCTGGTTGGCAAAGTCCTGCACAAGGCCGACCGGGTTGTACATCCGGCTCTCGGGGAAGACCGCCTCGATCCTCTCGGCCATGGACTGGAGGATGGCGAGATCGTTTTCTATCTGGTCGGGGATACCGGGGCGCTGGATCTTGACCGCGACCACGGTCCCGTCGCGGAGGACCGCACGGTGGACCTGCCCGATCGAGGCCGATGCAACCGGCGTCTCGTCGATCTCGGAGAACCAGTCGCCGAGATCCGGGCAGGACTGGTGGAGCACCGCGACAACGTCCGAGAACGGCAAGGGTTTGGCATGGTCCTGGAGTTTTTTGAGCTGCGCGATCAGCTCCGGCGGGAATATCTCCGTCCTCGTGCTCATGATCTGCCCGAACTTCACAAACGTGGGGCCGAGCTCTTCGAGCGCCATGCGGATGCGCTCGTACGTCGTGGACTGGTCCGGCTGCGACGATTCGGATCCCGGGAGACGGAACCGGGTCCTGCCCGGGAATGCTTTTTCAAGGGCTATCCCAAAACCGTATTTCGTTA contains the following coding sequences:
- a CDS encoding GyrI-like domain-containing protein; this translates as MDDTAYTVEKLSSRLVAGIERRTCNADGRSLKDIPACWQDYLSTKAVARTPDRAKPTVMYAVYSGYTTDWTGEYSYLLGCGVTKADKLPKDLVAREIPAQTYAHFKAQGQMPDAVVGTWAGIWGSDLPRTYVCDFEIYDARFTDKNKPEVDIYVGIKEE
- a CDS encoding sensor histidine kinase; the protein is MIPLLCIDTKADRSAALTERLAGTGQFRVMVSAAQEVTISRHLAESDAVVIAVHEEGQNGLAFLTHLREQGVGLPVIILAGAYDPGVFFTAVTRRAEIMVMEGPVDAWYPALACLIDKVCTARRQADLVAFLEKKLNLVGSVTRHDVLNQLTAVSGYTELLEMVTTDPQMKSYIEKERTALEKIRRQFQFAKEYQNLAAEPPRWEPIASAVRRGSEMVALGSVALEESCGNAAVYADPALEKAIGQLLDNAIRHGDHVTRIRISVQEDSGGALLVVEDDGIGIPKENKPRLFDRGFGKHTGWGLFLVSEILALTGMTITETGEPGKGARFEIRIPAGCYRNESL
- the cofG gene encoding 7,8-didemethyl-8-hydroxy-5-deazariboflavin synthase CofG, with translation MQPRTITFSKNVFLPLTTVCRNRCGYCSFKTPVQDGCLMMPDNVEALLLRGRDAGCTEALFTFGERPEEEPGFSRYLEKTGYDTILDYCEAMCKKSIEYGILPHTNAGILTYDEMKRLRKVNASMGLMLETTARIPAHNGSKGKEPEVRLAMMEDAGKLKIPFTTGLLLGIGETVADREESLLAIRDINKKYGNIQEIILQNFCPKDNTPMAAFRVPETEEICETIKMARRILPEEIAIQIAPNLIDASTLISCGVDDLGGVSPVTIDYVNPEHPWPAIDDLKTIVGDATLRERLCIYPRFIRAGWFDAGLQPLINRLDQRISTGSRKP
- the purC gene encoding phosphoribosylaminoimidazolesuccinocarboxamide synthase, translating into MKQKKLLYTGKAKSVFKTDEKGTLIVEFRDDITAFDGGKKDTLKNKGSYNANVSAYFFSYLEKNGVKTHFVRMLDEKRMVVRELSMIPLEVIVRNLAAGSIVRNYPFKEGTPLKPPVIVIDYKDDSRHDPMLNDELIVALKLATPAELKKIKEIALKINTLLVKLVAKQGITLVDFKLEFGRQGKTVYLGDEISMDSMRLWDKKTGESLDKDVYRFNKGDVMATYNRVAARITKKAKPAAAKKKTTKAAVPKKAAKKPGKR
- a CDS encoding ferredoxin-thioredoxin reductase catalytic domain-containing protein; the encoded protein is MAEVSQEEADMRKWTTAIARKNGWILNPDEEHLRIVLKGLVRNKEKFGRPYCPCRLRSGDEEKDRAIECPCIYHKDEIAKDGHCHCLLYYKKP
- a CDS encoding DNA-deoxyinosine glycosylase, whose translation is MTLGSSRSPGLAPVSGESPAVLILGSFPSVQSLAKREYYGNPQNRFWAIMENIFGIDRSLPYAARTAQLAKCRIALWDVLASCTRKGSADASIREIVPNDIAGFLEMHPSVRCIALNGTAAGKFFSRDTCPVPAIVLPSTSPANARQSLEEKTRIWSTCLAEYLH
- a CDS encoding ABC1 kinase family protein, with amino-acid sequence MVTRIRRYAQIIDVLTKYGFGIALEKAFPGRTRFRLPGSESSQPDQSTTYERIRMALEELGPTFVKFGQIMSTRTEIFPPELIAQLKKLQDHAKPLPFSDVVAVLHQSCPDLGDWFSEIDETPVASASIGQVHRAVLRDGTVVAVKIQRPGIPDQIENDLAILQSMAERIEAVFPESRMYNPVGLVQDFANQIRKELDFTRDGRNMERMARNFRDVPGIHFPKVYWDYSSPHILVMEFVKGVRVDNIEAIKAQGCNPHDIALRGFYAYLKMIFEDGFFHGDPHPGNMLVSETGDLVLLDFGIVGVLRPEKKQLFINLLFALTTDDVDMILKALEGFGIVVAEENREALRDDLYIMLHDFGGGDQIAQFNFGLMINELTEVMRHYNIKVPMSLMLLLKTLVMVYDVAIHLDPKFSFGEEITPYLRKLTDSNVLSAGYAKRASNSLLEAVDAAFDLPRNVNLMLKRLSTGTVRLEVVDTDLKKLQMALDRASDKIMIGLVVAALVVGSSLVLQASPVTMPKEVMWIAILGYTAAVLCGFYAIYHVIFLKLRLER